The following proteins come from a genomic window of Miscanthus floridulus cultivar M001 chromosome 2, ASM1932011v1, whole genome shotgun sequence:
- the LOC136531419 gene encoding E3 ubiquitin-protein ligase JMJ24-like isoform X2, with protein MAAVPEDLRCKRSDGKQWRCSAPSMPDKTVCEKHYVQAKKRSASSALRASLRRSSASSPAPAFPFSSSSSSARLRAAGQDPPMAVARPLYGRVAGEAVYVAEPVPAPARRGTAYEGLPRGNAAGASTAAGLVGRGPVWLPGGGAAGIRSCHQCRKAGGVIWCTSCDRRGYCAGCISRWYSDIPIDDVRNVCPACRGICNCKVCLQGDNLIKARVKEISVVDKLRYLHCLLVYVLPVLKGIYSDQCFEIGVETGSSGPKTDILRAKITSDEQMCCDFCKVPVFDYHRYCPRCLYDLCLDCCRDIRHSRANVARGEYTEGHVEDKGRDSFNKRARLEPSAESVNDKSLSWPIDINNIDIRSLFPTWRVNNDGSITCGPHEAGGCGSSKLVLRRIFKINWIAKLVKSSEEMVNGCKVHDLEDGCLSCSDGKRLEFTGQRNLGLSKCSNSDGIGRNCVYSPVLEDLKYEGIIHFRKHWINAEPIIIRKAFEPSLSSSWDPLSIWRGIQEIMDEEMDEDVIVKAVDCSNQSEVDIKLKQFIKGYSDGSKGGDGHMLMLKLKEWPRPSVLEAFLLCQRPEFIVNFPLVDFIHPRWGLLNLAAKLPPDALQPEVGMKLLIAYGSHQELGKGDSVTNLMINMSDVVHMLMHATEVHYQCPKRVQSDVSERIANGTSVHANAHTPVQNLNLDMGEQAHKHSISHVEEPKTNSSEGSHAGAVWDVFRRQDFPKLNEYLAVHREEFAARCQAVSSVKYPIYDQTMYLNDYHKKMLKDQYGIEPYTFHQHIGEAVFIPAGCPFQLKNLQSTVQLALNFLSPESLPESVRLAQEIRSLPNGHLAKLKMLEVQS; from the exons atggCGGCCGTGCCGGAGGACCTCCGCTGCAAGCGCTCCGACGGCAAGCAGTGGCGATGCAGCGCGCCCTCCATGCCCGACAAGACCGTCTGCGAGAAGCACTACGTCCAGGCCAAGAAGCGCTCCGCCTCCTCCGCGCTCCGCGCCTCACTCCGccgctcctcagcctcctccccCGCGCCCGCCTTCccgttctcctcctcctcctcctccgctcgCCTCCGCGCCGCCGGCCAGGACCCGCCCATGGCGGTCGCGAGGCCCCTCTACGGCAGGGTCGCCGGGGAGGCGGTGTACGTGGCTGAACCGGTGCCGGCGCCCGCGCGGAGGGGGACCGCCTACGAAGGGCTGCCCCGGGGCAATGCGGCTGGTGCGAGCACCGCGGCG GGGCTGGTCGGCAGAGGCCCAGTATGGTTGCCTGGCGGTGGCGCTGCAGGGATAAGGAGTTGCCACCAGTGCCGGAAGGCTGGGGGTGTCATTTGGTGTACCAGCTGTGACAGGAGAGGGTACTGTGCCGGCTGCATCTCCAGATG GTACTCTGACATTCCGATTGATGATGTTCGAAATGTTTGTCCAGCATGCCGTGGCATTTGTAATTGCAAAGTTTGCTTACAAGGAGACAACTTAATAAAG GCTAGGGTGAAAGAAATATCAGTTGTTGATAAGTTGAGATATCTTCATTGCCTCTTGGTTTATGTTCTTCCAGTACTGAAGGGGATTTATTCTGACCAATGCTTTGAAATAGGTGTTGAAACAGGATCTTCTG GACCAAAGACAGATATCCTCAGAGCAAAGATAACTTCTGATGAGCAGATGTGCTG TGACTTTTGCAAAGTGCCAGTGTTTGATTATCACCGATACTGCCCAAGATGCTTGTATGACTTATGCCTTGATTGCTGTCGTGATATACGTCATTCTCGGGCCAATGTTGCACGAGGAGAATATACTGAAGGCCATGTTGAAGATAAAGGTAGAGATTCTTTTAATAAAAGAGCAAGATTGGAACCCTCTGCAGAGAGTGTAAATGACAAGTCATTATCTTGGCCAATAGATATAAATAATATTGACATTAGATCTTTATTCCCTACATGGAGAGTCAACAATGATGGCAGCATCACTTGTGGACCTCACGAGGCTGGTGGTTGTGGCTCCTCAAAGTTGGTATTAAGGCGGATATTCAAAATAAATTGGATTGCTAAACTTGTAAAAAGTTCTGAAGAAATGGTCAATGGTTGCAAAGTACATGATTTGGAGGATGGATGTTTATCTTGCAGTGATGGCAAAAGATTGGAGTTTACTGGTCAGCGAAACCTCGGTCTCTCAAAATGCTCAAACAGTGATGGGATTGGTAGGAATTGTGTGTACTCTCCTGTATTGGAGGACCTAAAATACGAAGGCATCATTCACTTTCGTAAGCATTGGATAAATGCGGAGCCTATTATTATCAGGAAAGCATTTGAGCCTTCTCTATCATCAAGCTGGGATCCCTTGAGTATTTGGAGAGGTATCCAGGAgatcatggatgaagaaatggatgaagatgtcATAGTCAAGGCTGTGGACTGCTCGAACCAATCAGAG GTAGATATCAAGCTCAAACAGTTTATCAAAGGCTACTCAGATGGCAGCAAAGGAGGAGATGGCCACATGTTGATGCTGAAATTGAAAGAGTGGCCCCGACCCAGTGTCTTGGAGGCGTTTCTGTTGTGCCAAAGGCCAGAATTTATTGTGAACTTTCCTCTTGTTGATTTTATTCATCCTAGATGGGGTCTCCTAAACCTTGCTGCCAAGTTACCCCCAGATGCCTTACAGCCTGAAGTAGGGATGAAGCTGCTAATTGCATATGGAAGTCACCAAGAACTTGGTAAAGGTGATTCAGTGACAAATCTAATGATTAACATGAGCGATGTG GTTCACATGTTAATGCATGCAACTGAAGTGCATTACCAATGTCCCAAGAGGGTACAGTCTGATGTATCTGAAAGGATTGCTAATGGAACTAGTGTGCATGCAAATGCTCACACTCCTGTTCAAAATTTGAATCTGGATATGGGGGAGCAAGCGCACAAACATTCAATTTCACACGTTGAGGAGCCAAAAACTAATAGTTCAGAAGGATCCCATGCTGGTGCTGTCTGGGATGTATTCCGCAGGCAGGATTTTCCAAAGCTTAATGAATATCTAGCTGTTCATCGGGAAGAATTTGCAGCTAGATGTCAAGCAGTATCTTCT GTTAAGTATCCGATTTATGATCAAACCATGTACCTTAACGATTATCATAAGAAGATGTTGAAGGATCAATATG GAATTGAACCTTACACATTCCACCAACATATTGGTGAGGCTGTTTTCATTCCAGCTGGCTGTCCTTTCCAATTGAAAAACCTCCAG TCCACGGTTCAATTGGCTCTCAATTTTTTGTCACCGGAGAGTTTGCCAGAGTCAGTCCGGCTGGCCCAAGAGATCCGTAGCCTGCCAAATGGTCATCTTGCAAAATTGAAGATGCTTGAG GTTCAATCTTGA
- the LOC136531419 gene encoding E3 ubiquitin-protein ligase JMJ24-like isoform X1 has translation MAAVPEDLRCKRSDGKQWRCSAPSMPDKTVCEKHYVQAKKRSASSALRASLRRSSASSPAPAFPFSSSSSSARLRAAGQDPPMAVARPLYGRVAGEAVYVAEPVPAPARRGTAYEGLPRGNAAGASTAAGLVGRGPVWLPGGGAAGIRSCHQCRKAGGVIWCTSCDRRGYCAGCISRWYSDIPIDDVRNVCPACRGICNCKVCLQGDNLIKARVKEISVVDKLRYLHCLLVYVLPVLKGIYSDQCFEIGVETGSSGPKTDILRAKITSDEQMCCDFCKVPVFDYHRYCPRCLYDLCLDCCRDIRHSRANVARGEYTEGHVEDKGRDSFNKRARLEPSAESVNDKSLSWPIDINNIDIRSLFPTWRVNNDGSITCGPHEAGGCGSSKLVLRRIFKINWIAKLVKSSEEMVNGCKVHDLEDGCLSCSDGKRLEFTGQRNLGLSKCSNSDGIGRNCVYSPVLEDLKYEGIIHFRKHWINAEPIIIRKAFEPSLSSSWDPLSIWRGIQEIMDEEMDEDVIVKAVDCSNQSEVDIKLKQFIKGYSDGSKGGDGHMLMLKLKEWPRPSVLEAFLLCQRPEFIVNFPLVDFIHPRWGLLNLAAKLPPDALQPEVGMKLLIAYGSHQELGKGDSVTNLMINMSDVVHMLMHATEVHYQCPKRVQSDVSERIANGTSVHANAHTPVQNLNLDMGEQAHKHSISHVEEPKTNSSEGSHAGAVWDVFRRQDFPKLNEYLAVHREEFAARCQAVSSVKYPIYDQTMYLNDYHKKMLKDQYGIEPYTFHQHIGEAVFIPAGCPFQLKNLQSTVQLALNFLSPESLPESVRLAQEIRSLPNGHLAKLKMLEVKKISLYAASSAVREIQRITLDPKFNLDASFEDQNLTRAVSENLARVNKRKVSCS, from the exons atggCGGCCGTGCCGGAGGACCTCCGCTGCAAGCGCTCCGACGGCAAGCAGTGGCGATGCAGCGCGCCCTCCATGCCCGACAAGACCGTCTGCGAGAAGCACTACGTCCAGGCCAAGAAGCGCTCCGCCTCCTCCGCGCTCCGCGCCTCACTCCGccgctcctcagcctcctccccCGCGCCCGCCTTCccgttctcctcctcctcctcctccgctcgCCTCCGCGCCGCCGGCCAGGACCCGCCCATGGCGGTCGCGAGGCCCCTCTACGGCAGGGTCGCCGGGGAGGCGGTGTACGTGGCTGAACCGGTGCCGGCGCCCGCGCGGAGGGGGACCGCCTACGAAGGGCTGCCCCGGGGCAATGCGGCTGGTGCGAGCACCGCGGCG GGGCTGGTCGGCAGAGGCCCAGTATGGTTGCCTGGCGGTGGCGCTGCAGGGATAAGGAGTTGCCACCAGTGCCGGAAGGCTGGGGGTGTCATTTGGTGTACCAGCTGTGACAGGAGAGGGTACTGTGCCGGCTGCATCTCCAGATG GTACTCTGACATTCCGATTGATGATGTTCGAAATGTTTGTCCAGCATGCCGTGGCATTTGTAATTGCAAAGTTTGCTTACAAGGAGACAACTTAATAAAG GCTAGGGTGAAAGAAATATCAGTTGTTGATAAGTTGAGATATCTTCATTGCCTCTTGGTTTATGTTCTTCCAGTACTGAAGGGGATTTATTCTGACCAATGCTTTGAAATAGGTGTTGAAACAGGATCTTCTG GACCAAAGACAGATATCCTCAGAGCAAAGATAACTTCTGATGAGCAGATGTGCTG TGACTTTTGCAAAGTGCCAGTGTTTGATTATCACCGATACTGCCCAAGATGCTTGTATGACTTATGCCTTGATTGCTGTCGTGATATACGTCATTCTCGGGCCAATGTTGCACGAGGAGAATATACTGAAGGCCATGTTGAAGATAAAGGTAGAGATTCTTTTAATAAAAGAGCAAGATTGGAACCCTCTGCAGAGAGTGTAAATGACAAGTCATTATCTTGGCCAATAGATATAAATAATATTGACATTAGATCTTTATTCCCTACATGGAGAGTCAACAATGATGGCAGCATCACTTGTGGACCTCACGAGGCTGGTGGTTGTGGCTCCTCAAAGTTGGTATTAAGGCGGATATTCAAAATAAATTGGATTGCTAAACTTGTAAAAAGTTCTGAAGAAATGGTCAATGGTTGCAAAGTACATGATTTGGAGGATGGATGTTTATCTTGCAGTGATGGCAAAAGATTGGAGTTTACTGGTCAGCGAAACCTCGGTCTCTCAAAATGCTCAAACAGTGATGGGATTGGTAGGAATTGTGTGTACTCTCCTGTATTGGAGGACCTAAAATACGAAGGCATCATTCACTTTCGTAAGCATTGGATAAATGCGGAGCCTATTATTATCAGGAAAGCATTTGAGCCTTCTCTATCATCAAGCTGGGATCCCTTGAGTATTTGGAGAGGTATCCAGGAgatcatggatgaagaaatggatgaagatgtcATAGTCAAGGCTGTGGACTGCTCGAACCAATCAGAG GTAGATATCAAGCTCAAACAGTTTATCAAAGGCTACTCAGATGGCAGCAAAGGAGGAGATGGCCACATGTTGATGCTGAAATTGAAAGAGTGGCCCCGACCCAGTGTCTTGGAGGCGTTTCTGTTGTGCCAAAGGCCAGAATTTATTGTGAACTTTCCTCTTGTTGATTTTATTCATCCTAGATGGGGTCTCCTAAACCTTGCTGCCAAGTTACCCCCAGATGCCTTACAGCCTGAAGTAGGGATGAAGCTGCTAATTGCATATGGAAGTCACCAAGAACTTGGTAAAGGTGATTCAGTGACAAATCTAATGATTAACATGAGCGATGTG GTTCACATGTTAATGCATGCAACTGAAGTGCATTACCAATGTCCCAAGAGGGTACAGTCTGATGTATCTGAAAGGATTGCTAATGGAACTAGTGTGCATGCAAATGCTCACACTCCTGTTCAAAATTTGAATCTGGATATGGGGGAGCAAGCGCACAAACATTCAATTTCACACGTTGAGGAGCCAAAAACTAATAGTTCAGAAGGATCCCATGCTGGTGCTGTCTGGGATGTATTCCGCAGGCAGGATTTTCCAAAGCTTAATGAATATCTAGCTGTTCATCGGGAAGAATTTGCAGCTAGATGTCAAGCAGTATCTTCT GTTAAGTATCCGATTTATGATCAAACCATGTACCTTAACGATTATCATAAGAAGATGTTGAAGGATCAATATG GAATTGAACCTTACACATTCCACCAACATATTGGTGAGGCTGTTTTCATTCCAGCTGGCTGTCCTTTCCAATTGAAAAACCTCCAG TCCACGGTTCAATTGGCTCTCAATTTTTTGTCACCGGAGAGTTTGCCAGAGTCAGTCCGGCTGGCCCAAGAGATCCGTAGCCTGCCAAATGGTCATCTTGCAAAATTGAAGATGCTTGAG GTAAAAAAGATCTCCTTATATGCAGCAAGTTCTGCTGTTAGAGAAATTCAGAGAATAACCCTAGATCCCAA GTTCAATCTTGATGCAAGTTTTGAGGATCAAAATTTGACTAGGGCGGTTTCAGAGAACTTGGCAAGAGTAAACAAACGGAAGGTATCTTGCAGTTGA